TAAACCGCACCCTGCGTGATGATCATGGCCAGGCTGACCACACCGCACAGCAACGCAAAAGGATTCAGCAGTGCAAAGAATGATCCTTTGTAGGTTGGAATCAGCAAATCACTCAGGACAAAAGGCACGCCCTGCAGCAGGTTTCCGAAGGCCACACCAAAGATCACAGGCGGTACCAGACTGCCAATGAAGATGGCGCGGTCCCACAGGTTCCGCCATTTCGGATCTTCAATTTTTGAGCGATAGTCAAAACCAATCGGACGCAGCCACAATGCCGCCAGGGTGACAAGCATCGCCAGATAGAACCCTGAGAAAGCTGTCGCATACACCAGTGGCCAAGCTGCGAACAGCGCACCACCTGCAGTAATTAACCAAACCTGGTTACCGTCCCAGTGAGGGGCAATCGAGTTAATCATGATACGGCGCTCGGTATCAGTTTTACCGATCACATTGGTCAGAACACCAACCCCCATATCAAAACCATCCGTCACTGCAAAACCGATGCACAGCACACCGATCAGCAGCCACCAGATCAGACGTAACATTTCATAATCAAACATTTATTATTCTCCTGTCCGACACTGATTACTTCATGACCGGATTTTCAGTCAAATCATACGGCGCTGGATTCTGCTCAAAATGGTAACGGCCGGTTTTCAGGCTGCTTGGACCCAGACGAGCAAATTTCAGCATCAGATACACTTCCGCGACCAGGAAACAGGTGTACAGCGTAATAATCGCGGCCATTGACGTCAGGATATCCGATGCTGCCAGATTAGAAGCGGCCATACTGGTTGGCAGAATTTCACCGACTGCCCATGGCTGACGACCGTACTCTGCGACAAACCAACCGGCTTCAACAGCGATCCAAGGCAGTGGAATCGAGTAAAGTGCCGCACGAAGTACCCATTTTTTCTCGGTAATTTTGTGACGGCAGGTCTGAATAAAGGCAGCACCAAACACACCCAGCATGATAAAGCCACAGGCCACCATGATTCGGAAGCTCCAGAACAGCGGCCATACGGTCGGCAATGAGTCAGCCGCAGCGTTGGCAATGTCTTCCTCAGTTGCATCAACAACTTTATCTGTATACGGCTTCAGCAGCAGGCCGTAACCCAGGTCTTTTTTCACTTCATCGAAGGCTGCAATGTTTTCCGGCGATTTGTCACCAGCGCGCAGTTTTTCAAGCAGACCATACGCGACCATCCCGTTACGGATACGCACTTCGTGCTCATCTTTCAGATCACGAAGACCCGTCACTTCGGTGTCGATAGAGCGCGTTGCGATAATCCCCATCACGTACGGAATTTTAATCGCATAATCTGTGTGCATGGTTTCCTGATTCGGAATACCAAACAGTGTAAAGGCTGCCGGCGCTTCTTCTGTGTTCCATTCGGCTTCAATCGCTGCCAGTTTGGCTTTCTGGACGTCACCCAGCTCATAACCGGACTCATCACCCAGCACGATCACAGACAGAATCGATGCCATACCGAAAGAAGCTGCGATCGCGAAAGAACGTCGTGCAAACGGAATATCACGGCCTTTCAGCATGTAGTAGGAGCTGATACCCAGAACAAACATAGCACCGGTGACATAACCAGATGCGACAGTGTGAACAAATTTCACCTGAGCAACAGGGTTGAAGACAACTTCAGCAAAGCTCACCATTTCCATACGCATGGTTTCAAAGTTGAACTCTGCACCGACCGGGTTTTGCATCCAGCCATTTGCAACCAGAATCCACAGTGCGGAGAAGTTTGAGCCCAGTGCAACCAGCCAGGTGACCACCAGGTGCTGACGTTTGGTCAGGCGATCCCAACCGAAGAAAAACAGGCCGACAAAAGTGGATTCAAGGAAAAAGGCAATGAGCGCTTCAATGGCCAGAGGGGCGCCGAAGATATCACCGACGTAATGAGAGTAGTAGGCCCAGTTCGTACCGAACTGAAATTCCATGGTGAGACCTGTCGCCACACCCAGTGCAAAGTTGATGGCAAAAAGCTTACCCCAGAACTTGGTCATGTCCTTATAGATCTGCTTTCCTGTCATCACATACACAGACTCCATGATGGCAAGCAGGAACGCCATGCCTAAAGTCAGAGGGACGAACAAAAAGTGGTACATCGCAGTCATTGCGAACTGTAACCGCGATAGTTCGACGATATCAAACATGATAACTCCTTAAGTCACCAGTCAGCTGGTAACGTACGACATTGTAGATAGAGTACGCCCGGATAGCTCTCGTGCTGGCCGTTTTCACCTGCTGAAAATGACAGCATTCCCAGACTATTAATTATACCGCGCAATACTCATCGTAAGGCTTCGCAAAAATTTCCAGCCTAAATACCTGCGTGATCCTGAACCCTCATCCGGCAGCCCTTCAGGGGATTTCACAGATGTTGCAGGCTTGTTTCGAATTATTGATTTTAATGTAAAACCATAACTCCCCAAGCTGTAACTCATACTACTGACTTCATTGTTGAGGTTCAAAGATATTTGTAAAAAAACGCATGAACCCGCAAAACAACAGACGATTTAAATGGCATAAAATCAGCTTTACCTTGCGATAGATCAAACTTTTCATCATTGCATAGCGGTGTAGATAACACTTTAAAAAAATGTGACTTTTCAGCAATAAAACACGATTTTCCGCAAAATTATTCACATCAACTCGGCGCCAAAAACCAGAGAAATTCACGTAAAATTTCTCAGTAAAACAGCCATGGATTGATTGCATAACTATTGCTCCCTCTTTATCAAAACAAGTGCTAATACAACGTATTTAAAATCCACAGCACAAAACTTTCAGATTAGTTTTTTTTAATGATGAATACACTTCACCACCAACCATCCACCGAATGTAACACCAGCAGATGCAGCCAGTATTGATGTCCTGAAAGCATTTCAAGCCACTTTGTTATTAACATTTTCATGTGTAATCACGTAGACCTTGCTCGCATTTTAAACAATGCGCTGGGTCAAACATGCTTCTGCTGGTGATCCGATTTATCCGTCATAAGCCGCAAATTTTGACATGCAACGACCCCGCATCCAGCCTCAGTCCAGACTCGCATGTGCCAGTCAGCCGCTCCCCTTCACGCAAATGTTAAAAATCCTCACCGGATTTTGCGCTTAAACCCAACAATGCCCGGATAAAAAACAAACAAAAACGGAGCCTTGCGGCTCCGTTTTTAACATTTGATGATCCCGGATTTTCAGCTCTCAGGCAAATCCAGCCCGAAGTGAAGGTAAGCGCGCTGCGTCGCAATTC
This DNA window, taken from Photobacterium sp. CCB-ST2H9, encodes the following:
- the cydA gene encoding cytochrome ubiquinol oxidase subunit I, whose amino-acid sequence is MFDIVELSRLQFAMTAMYHFLFVPLTLGMAFLLAIMESVYVMTGKQIYKDMTKFWGKLFAINFALGVATGLTMEFQFGTNWAYYSHYVGDIFGAPLAIEALIAFFLESTFVGLFFFGWDRLTKRQHLVVTWLVALGSNFSALWILVANGWMQNPVGAEFNFETMRMEMVSFAEVVFNPVAQVKFVHTVASGYVTGAMFVLGISSYYMLKGRDIPFARRSFAIAASFGMASILSVIVLGDESGYELGDVQKAKLAAIEAEWNTEEAPAAFTLFGIPNQETMHTDYAIKIPYVMGIIATRSIDTEVTGLRDLKDEHEVRIRNGMVAYGLLEKLRAGDKSPENIAAFDEVKKDLGYGLLLKPYTDKVVDATEEDIANAAADSLPTVWPLFWSFRIMVACGFIMLGVFGAAFIQTCRHKITEKKWVLRAALYSIPLPWIAVEAGWFVAEYGRQPWAVGEILPTSMAASNLAASDILTSMAAIITLYTCFLVAEVYLMLKFARLGPSSLKTGRYHFEQNPAPYDLTENPVMK